Proteins found in one Sulfitobacter albidus genomic segment:
- a CDS encoding CobW family GTP-binding protein, with translation MSLPVTILSGYLGAGKTTLVNALLRQADGRRIAVMVNEFGDLPIDADLIEAEGDDLIALAGGCVCCSYGDDLMAALARIATLDPAPDHVVLEASGVALPGAIASSLTLVQGIKPSGVVVLADAQQIDEQLANEYIGDTVVRQLRAADLVVVSKGDLVTSQRAAAVASLVTEHAGRAMLIQAAQGAVPIELILSPKAPMPARSDQAHGDATGLTRRTDRPAGRIDARAYARDLAERTEVIRAKGHVDTDAGLCTVQIVGSQWAVTPAPSGADVGVVVITLSP, from the coding sequence GTGAGCCTGCCGGTCACGATCCTGTCGGGCTATCTGGGGGCGGGCAAGACCACGCTCGTCAACGCCCTGTTGCGGCAGGCGGACGGGCGTCGCATCGCCGTGATGGTCAATGAATTCGGGGATCTGCCGATCGACGCCGATCTGATCGAGGCGGAAGGGGATGACCTGATCGCGCTTGCGGGGGGCTGTGTCTGTTGCAGCTACGGTGACGATCTGATGGCGGCGCTTGCGCGGATAGCGACACTAGATCCCGCGCCGGATCATGTGGTGCTGGAGGCGAGCGGCGTCGCCCTTCCCGGTGCCATCGCGTCGAGCCTGACGCTGGTGCAGGGGATCAAACCTTCGGGCGTCGTGGTACTGGCCGACGCGCAGCAGATCGATGAACAGCTCGCCAATGAATATATCGGAGACACGGTCGTGCGGCAGCTGCGGGCTGCCGATCTGGTCGTCGTCAGCAAGGGGGATCTGGTCACCAGTCAGCGCGCCGCCGCCGTTGCTTCACTGGTGACGGAGCACGCCGGGCGTGCCATGCTGATACAGGCTGCACAAGGCGCGGTGCCGATTGAGCTGATCCTGTCGCCGAAAGCGCCGATGCCCGCCCGCAGCGATCAGGCACATGGGGATGCCACGGGGTTGACCCGCCGTACCGACCGCCCCGCCGGGCGCATCGACGCACGGGCCTATGCCCGCGACTTGGCCGAAAGAACCGAAGTTATCCGCGCGAAGGGCCACGTCGATACCGACGCGGGCCTGTGCACGGTGCAGATCGTGGGTAGTCAATGGGCGGTCACGCCCGCGCCCTCCGGGGCGGACGTGGGCGTGGTCGTGATCACCCTCTCGCCCTAA